One part of the Arcanobacterium phocisimile genome encodes these proteins:
- a CDS encoding response regulator transcription factor, whose product MISVLIADDQALVRGALRALLNLEDDISVVAEVGRGDELVEALRLHPADVAVVDIEMPGLDGISATVAVCEAGLDTKVLIVTTFGRPGYVQRALAAGAKGFIVKDTPADELANAIRTISSGGQVVDPALATQSLFSGANPLTKREQELLLIAEDGLTIAEIAGQVFLSEGTVRNHLSSAIGKTDATTRAQAAHIARENGWL is encoded by the coding sequence ATGATTAGTGTTCTTATCGCAGACGATCAAGCACTCGTTCGAGGTGCGTTGCGTGCGTTGTTGAATTTAGAAGACGATATTTCAGTTGTGGCTGAGGTTGGCCGCGGCGATGAACTGGTCGAGGCGTTACGGTTACACCCCGCCGACGTCGCCGTCGTCGACATCGAAATGCCGGGACTTGACGGGATCAGCGCTACCGTTGCCGTGTGCGAAGCTGGGCTGGACACAAAGGTTCTGATTGTCACCACCTTCGGCCGGCCCGGATATGTCCAACGGGCGCTGGCGGCGGGCGCGAAGGGGTTTATTGTCAAAGATACTCCGGCTGACGAACTAGCGAATGCGATTCGAACAATCTCTAGCGGCGGGCAGGTCGTTGATCCAGCGCTCGCCACCCAGTCGTTGTTCTCCGGAGCCAATCCGTTAACTAAACGCGAACAAGAACTGCTTTTAATCGCCGAAGATGGGCTCACGATCGCGGAAATTGCGGGCCAGGTGTTTTTGTCTGAAGGAACGGTACGCAATCATCTATCTTCAGCGATCGGGAAAACCGATGCAACAACTCGCGCCCAAGCTGCGCATATCGCCCGGGAAAATGGATGGCTGTAA
- a CDS encoding ABC transporter permease, whose protein sequence is MNRTLIRADVRRFLRSPDALFFTIVIPTLMYIIFGGSAEYGDNPIGHGNINMVVLINMSVYALSQAAVGYTGTTAIDQLQGWGRQLALTPLTATSRLLNQVIAAFLISTITLVCLQVVGVAMGAQIPVLRFIAFCTLSYLTVALFACYGIAVVNTFKAETSISIASGLLVLLAFAGNLFAPLSGTLLTISRFTPLWGLGELARYPLTEGLMYDSSGIPASTPLWYALVNVAAWLLIFVVWARLSVRRANER, encoded by the coding sequence ATGAACCGCACCCTCATTCGCGCCGACGTTCGACGTTTCCTGCGTTCACCTGACGCCCTCTTCTTCACCATCGTCATCCCCACCCTCATGTACATCATTTTCGGCGGAAGCGCCGAATACGGCGATAACCCGATCGGGCACGGCAACATCAATATGGTTGTACTGATCAACATGAGCGTTTATGCACTCTCACAAGCCGCGGTGGGCTACACCGGAACCACCGCCATCGATCAGCTCCAAGGCTGGGGCAGGCAACTAGCTCTCACCCCGCTGACTGCCACCTCGCGCCTACTCAACCAGGTCATCGCAGCCTTCCTTATTTCCACGATCACGCTGGTCTGCCTCCAGGTAGTCGGAGTGGCGATGGGTGCACAGATCCCAGTGCTGCGCTTCATAGCATTCTGCACGCTCTCCTACCTGACAGTGGCGTTGTTCGCCTGCTACGGAATCGCCGTGGTCAACACCTTCAAGGCCGAAACCTCGATCAGTATCGCCTCCGGACTCTTGGTGCTCTTGGCGTTTGCCGGCAACCTCTTCGCTCCACTCTCAGGCACGCTGCTAACCATTTCGCGATTCACGCCGCTGTGGGGACTGGGCGAGTTGGCGCGCTACCCGCTCACCGAAGGACTCATGTACGATTCCAGCGGTATCCCTGCCAGCACACCGCTGTGGTATGCGCTGGTGAACGTCGCCGCTTGGCTACTCATCTTCGTCGTCTGGGCACGCCTGAGCGTGCGCCGAGCAAACGAACGATAG
- a CDS encoding DsrE family protein has product MSEIKLVFHVNENDRWPFAIRSVDNVLLNSDTPGTNITVVANGAAVRSFSQLDVEPHRMSRIKNLAEKGVHFLVCNIALEQRQIKPEMVPDFCAIVPAGIVEIAKLQAEGYGYVKP; this is encoded by the coding sequence ATGTCCGAAATCAAACTCGTATTCCACGTTAACGAAAACGACCGCTGGCCATTCGCTATCCGTTCCGTCGATAACGTCCTGCTAAATTCCGATACCCCCGGCACCAATATCACCGTCGTCGCCAACGGCGCCGCAGTACGCTCCTTCTCTCAGCTCGACGTCGAACCCCATCGGATGTCGCGTATAAAAAACCTTGCGGAAAAAGGCGTCCACTTCTTGGTGTGCAATATTGCGCTCGAACAACGTCAAATCAAACCCGAAATGGTTCCAGATTTTTGCGCCATCGTTCCTGCCGGCATTGTAGAAATCGCCAAACTGCAGGCAGAGGGGTACGGCTACGTCAAACCGTGA
- a CDS encoding Rib/alpha-like domain-containing protein yields the protein MIIPPVLAVALAIGFAPSAFAAEEFTVTSATSLDELKVALADVTTQTVTFTEDVNFDGGIVINHPMTFVVNDGIEVNFETAVGHALDIKSEFTLNNLGDINLASSGGYGIKINQKVPGQSVVFMGDVSGDSSINVGPTKNYGVDGQLLNGPFTVKNTTLNIAPGPDTLEGPMIFSKNAGESVNATVLFDNATLNLDHSSKDAAERAALNSEREMMFRNSEIYSTTVRNYNLSFVAGSEITFDNSITELVTAPDAVTNGFLFLKKPFVSINTGDSTINILESEISSDIQATSGPHEALQFQDATYNVVNSIVIADSLGVDYKQKTGSFLNISGDSKVEIPGTAAMPNNKITTVIDGGTVVLPQNATAKNTQGQDLYEFISDGASEEVLINCTDKAYTYPVSKISNDVLKHVWAPAVNVDYYVNETDDMPADTRKLIAGTNVDEELNSVDFFTIPEVPTGFSGKFVIFDPAPESDFTSASKVCKNTKVTFRINQTPLVPIPDVETTDLDVFVGDTVEPTDGLVDLPEGATVTIVTPADTTKAGETTQTVKITFKDGSSVTKTIKVTVAEHLTPLVPAQPITPTEPTEPTEKPTKPTVQPTMPEKPGLAKTGISTGTAGWLAALLMISGAGIAFTVKRRKNA from the coding sequence ATGATCATACCACCAGTACTCGCTGTCGCATTAGCTATCGGTTTCGCACCGAGCGCATTCGCAGCTGAGGAATTTACGGTAACATCCGCGACCAGCCTTGACGAACTCAAGGTTGCCCTAGCAGATGTCACCACACAGACGGTTACCTTCACCGAGGACGTCAACTTCGATGGCGGCATCGTCATCAATCACCCAATGACCTTCGTTGTCAATGACGGCATCGAAGTCAATTTTGAAACCGCAGTCGGCCACGCGCTCGACATCAAGTCCGAATTCACCTTGAACAACCTGGGTGATATCAACCTCGCTTCAAGCGGTGGTTACGGTATTAAGATCAACCAGAAGGTCCCAGGACAGAGCGTTGTCTTCATGGGTGACGTTTCCGGCGACAGCTCGATCAACGTTGGCCCTACCAAGAACTATGGCGTAGACGGTCAGCTCCTTAACGGCCCATTCACTGTCAAGAACACCACTCTTAACATAGCTCCTGGTCCAGATACCCTCGAAGGTCCGATGATTTTCTCCAAGAATGCAGGAGAAAGCGTTAACGCCACCGTACTTTTCGATAACGCCACACTCAATCTCGATCATTCGAGCAAGGACGCAGCCGAGCGTGCAGCCCTCAATTCTGAGCGCGAAATGATGTTCCGTAACAGCGAAATTTACTCCACGACGGTACGCAACTATAACCTCTCTTTCGTCGCCGGTTCTGAAATCACCTTCGACAACTCCATTACCGAGCTTGTGACTGCGCCAGACGCAGTCACCAATGGCTTCTTATTCCTCAAGAAGCCGTTCGTCTCGATCAACACTGGCGATAGCACCATCAACATTCTCGAAAGTGAGATTTCGAGTGATATCCAAGCTACGAGCGGACCACACGAGGCACTCCAATTCCAAGATGCGACGTACAATGTTGTCAACAGTATTGTCATCGCTGACTCACTTGGAGTTGACTACAAGCAAAAGACAGGTTCATTCCTCAATATCTCCGGCGATTCCAAGGTTGAGATCCCTGGTACAGCCGCAATGCCGAACAACAAGATCACCACTGTGATCGACGGCGGCACTGTTGTCCTTCCACAAAATGCAACCGCAAAAAACACTCAGGGACAAGACTTATACGAGTTCATCTCCGATGGCGCATCCGAAGAAGTCCTCATTAACTGCACAGATAAGGCCTACACCTACCCGGTGAGCAAGATTTCAAACGATGTACTCAAGCATGTATGGGCACCAGCGGTAAACGTCGACTACTACGTCAATGAAACCGATGATATGCCCGCTGATACTCGCAAGCTTATTGCAGGAACCAATGTCGACGAAGAACTCAACAGTGTTGACTTCTTTACCATCCCTGAGGTCCCGACAGGTTTTTCTGGCAAGTTCGTCATCTTCGACCCAGCTCCGGAAAGTGACTTTACCTCCGCAAGTAAGGTCTGCAAAAACACCAAGGTGACTTTCCGTATCAACCAGACTCCACTCGTTCCGATTCCAGACGTTGAAACCACCGACCTCGACGTCTTCGTTGGCGACACAGTCGAACCAACCGATGGCCTTGTTGACCTCCCCGAAGGCGCAACCGTCACGATCGTTACCCCAGCAGACACCACCAAAGCTGGCGAAACGACCCAGACCGTGAAGATCACCTTCAAGGACGGCTCCTCAGTAACCAAGACCATCAAGGTCACCGTCGCTGAACACCTCACCCCGCTAGTTCCGGCACAGCCAATAACTCCAACCGAGCCGACTGAACCAACGGAAAAGCCAACTAAGCCAACAGTTCAGCCAACCATGCCAGAAAAGCCAGGTCTTGCAAAGACCGGTATCTCAACTGGAACCGCTGGCTGGCTAGCTGCCCTGCTCATGATTTCAGGTGCTGGAATAGCCTTCACTGTCAAGCGTCGTAAGAACGCCTAA
- a CDS encoding sensor histidine kinase, giving the protein MNTRRDYVMSLAMALVWLPFLAFPVYYIAIGAYSPTQRAIGYCLVAVFAVVYALTWILVYHPRVADQVRRLYGASFALLLAITFAMLAMFGQAGLSFFPYICSMTGMFVPLLPASLIVLGLSALMEFAGWWLTISNDAHALLLISIGVFAMTSGSRHFDHAAREKQAAATHEAIAEERNRLSRDMHDVLGHSLTIMSMKSELALRLLDKDPAAARSEIEAIRDLSRSAIAEVRATVSGLRMQVLGDELTNCVRTLRESGLAVTVHGSVDDVDPRFRFVFSWVVREASTNILRHARARHVTITLRSAQISVSDDGVGLPEKRSGHGLIGLAERIAAAGGVLELPNNQPGTIIQATME; this is encoded by the coding sequence ATGAACACCCGCCGTGACTACGTGATGAGCTTGGCGATGGCTCTGGTCTGGTTGCCGTTTCTCGCGTTTCCGGTCTACTACATCGCAATAGGTGCGTATTCGCCGACGCAGCGTGCAATCGGCTATTGTCTCGTTGCCGTTTTCGCTGTTGTGTATGCGCTCACTTGGATCTTGGTCTATCACCCGCGGGTGGCCGATCAGGTCAGGCGCCTGTATGGAGCGTCTTTTGCACTATTGCTGGCCATCACGTTTGCGATGCTGGCCATGTTCGGCCAAGCCGGGCTTTCCTTCTTCCCTTATATCTGTTCGATGACGGGGATGTTCGTTCCGCTTCTTCCGGCATCACTGATTGTTCTTGGCTTGAGTGCGCTCATGGAGTTCGCCGGATGGTGGCTGACTATCAGCAACGATGCGCACGCCCTCCTCCTTATTAGTATTGGTGTTTTTGCGATGACCTCCGGTTCGCGCCATTTCGACCACGCTGCGCGAGAAAAACAGGCAGCTGCCACGCATGAGGCGATTGCTGAGGAGCGCAATCGGCTTTCGCGCGACATGCATGACGTCTTAGGTCACTCGTTGACGATTATGTCGATGAAGTCTGAGCTCGCTTTGCGGTTGCTGGACAAGGATCCGGCGGCGGCACGCAGCGAGATTGAGGCGATTCGTGACTTGTCACGTTCGGCGATCGCCGAGGTGCGAGCCACCGTCTCCGGCTTGCGAATGCAAGTATTGGGCGACGAACTCACGAACTGCGTGCGCACGTTACGCGAGTCCGGTTTGGCGGTCACGGTTCACGGCAGTGTTGACGACGTCGATCCGCGGTTCCGTTTCGTTTTCTCGTGGGTGGTACGCGAGGCAAGCACCAATATTCTGCGGCATGCGCGCGCCCGCCACGTCACTATTACGTTGCGGTCTGCACAAATTTCAGTCAGCGACGACGGCGTTGGGTTGCCTGAGAAGCGTTCCGGCCACGGGCTTATCGGGTTGGCTGAGCGTATCGCAGCGGCTGGTGGCGTACTGGAGCTTCCCAATAATCAGCCAGGTACAATCATCCAGGCAACAATGGAGTAA
- a CDS encoding DUF2314 domain-containing protein, whose product MTTTETTHEWELWNAQELASMLDGLTIPAAEELAKVQPGDIVKLVFGLVNPETEIAAERMWVMVNGLDAAGFTGTLDTDPEVITSLQAGDEISFDSSHIIEIFDEEAYQNGSGGCGGNCNCNCGN is encoded by the coding sequence GTGACTACCACTGAAACAACTCACGAATGGGAACTGTGGAATGCCCAAGAGCTTGCATCAATGCTTGACGGCTTAACTATTCCTGCGGCAGAAGAACTAGCCAAGGTTCAACCTGGCGATATCGTGAAATTAGTTTTTGGTCTCGTTAACCCAGAAACCGAGATCGCTGCCGAACGCATGTGGGTTATGGTCAACGGTCTTGATGCAGCTGGATTTACCGGAACACTAGACACTGATCCGGAAGTAATTACTTCACTACAAGCCGGCGATGAAATCAGCTTCGACTCCAGTCACATCATTGAAATCTTCGACGAAGAAGCCTATCAAAACGGCTCCGGAGGCTGCGGCGGTAATTGTAACTGCAACTGCGGAAACTGA
- a CDS encoding MMPL family transporter: MDTTKNENFTSQLTGSQRLDSAVEFLQARKSLPLRGLLLVFWLAIFAFGGMAQGKISTLTESDPSFFLPASAQSTLAAQEAEEFREDSTIPALIVVQNKDENALSGEQIGLLGKIAKSLPDLKLDDDLQLSDVSAGPIPVIPNGARTAVLMPIMLDKDMTNERTADNDKRMGVVISEIRSELSSQFSDAGATGDNLVSYVSGPAGLSADLGNAFAGIDLTLLLVAVVLVFVILIVVYRSIFIPIVVLFTAITALCGAALVVFNLAKANIIDLNGQTQGILAILVIGATTDYCLLLIARYREELTLQDHPYTALAIALKGSWEPILASGGTVIAGLLILLISDLSSTSSLGPISSIGIVFSMLAALTLLPGILMIPGKHARVMFWPAKIPHYDSRDDAESHGMWYKVAKFVERRYRVVWVATLATLLVLGSFAFTFQASGTSATEQFTQSAEAVTGFDVIGREFDAGSVQPTTVLIDQDKSEEAIAALSELDGVARVTPQAKESEQPMGPPPGAGAPEGAGAPEGAGAPEGTRPAGQQPAAAEPLVVDGRVLLNITTAMPAEDKATQDVVRDIRTELTTIGGNALVGGPAAQSLDTQETAQADFAKIVPTVLIVIALMLMVLLRSIVAPLIVLVANVISFGATLGICAIAFYRILDFPGADASVPLYAFVFLIALGIDYTIFLMSRAREESLGIGSHAGMTRAVGVTGGVITSAGIVLAATFAALGVVPLLFMLQLAIIVALGIMIDTLIVRSLLIPGLVYEFGDVMWWPWTSKKLPNENHAALKQS, translated from the coding sequence ATGGATACCACGAAAAACGAAAACTTTACATCGCAATTAACTGGATCGCAGCGCCTCGATTCAGCAGTAGAATTTTTACAAGCGCGCAAATCTCTCCCGCTTCGAGGACTATTGCTCGTCTTCTGGCTCGCAATTTTCGCATTCGGCGGGATGGCACAAGGGAAAATTTCGACCCTGACCGAATCAGATCCATCATTTTTCCTTCCCGCCTCCGCCCAATCCACACTCGCTGCGCAAGAAGCCGAAGAGTTCCGCGAAGATTCCACTATTCCTGCTCTCATCGTTGTGCAAAACAAAGATGAGAACGCACTTAGTGGTGAACAGATCGGATTACTAGGTAAAATCGCGAAGTCGCTTCCAGATCTGAAACTTGACGACGATCTCCAATTATCCGACGTTAGCGCAGGCCCAATCCCGGTCATCCCGAACGGAGCCCGCACAGCTGTGCTGATGCCGATCATGCTTGACAAAGATATGACGAACGAGCGCACAGCGGATAACGATAAACGAATGGGCGTGGTGATCTCCGAGATCCGTTCGGAGTTGTCAAGCCAATTTTCCGATGCTGGCGCTACCGGTGACAACCTCGTCTCTTATGTCTCAGGACCGGCTGGACTCTCAGCAGATCTGGGTAACGCATTTGCCGGCATTGATTTGACTCTCTTGCTCGTCGCCGTCGTTCTCGTTTTCGTCATCCTCATCGTCGTCTACCGATCGATTTTCATCCCAATCGTCGTCCTATTCACCGCAATCACTGCCTTGTGTGGTGCTGCGTTAGTGGTGTTTAACTTGGCGAAAGCAAATATTATCGATCTTAACGGTCAGACCCAAGGTATTTTGGCAATCTTGGTGATTGGTGCTACCACGGACTACTGTCTGTTACTTATTGCTCGATACCGCGAAGAACTGACGTTACAAGATCACCCGTACACGGCATTAGCGATCGCATTGAAGGGCTCATGGGAGCCAATCTTAGCTTCTGGCGGAACCGTTATCGCTGGCCTATTGATCCTGCTTATCTCTGATCTTTCGTCAACCTCGTCGCTCGGTCCGATTTCGTCGATTGGTATCGTGTTCTCTATGCTTGCAGCACTCACCCTATTGCCCGGCATTTTGATGATCCCAGGCAAACATGCTCGAGTGATGTTCTGGCCCGCGAAAATTCCACACTACGACTCCCGTGACGACGCCGAAAGCCACGGCATGTGGTACAAAGTCGCGAAGTTTGTTGAACGTCGCTACCGCGTCGTATGGGTTGCAACGCTTGCAACACTCCTCGTTCTTGGAAGCTTTGCGTTCACCTTCCAAGCATCAGGAACATCTGCCACCGAACAGTTCACCCAATCGGCTGAGGCCGTCACCGGTTTCGACGTGATTGGCCGCGAGTTCGATGCCGGTTCAGTCCAGCCAACAACTGTTCTTATCGATCAGGACAAGAGCGAAGAAGCTATTGCTGCGCTCAGTGAGCTTGACGGTGTGGCTCGAGTAACCCCACAAGCCAAGGAATCCGAACAGCCAATGGGGCCACCGCCGGGAGCCGGCGCACCTGAAGGTGCAGGTGCTCCAGAGGGTGCAGGTGCTCCAGAGGGTACACGGCCAGCCGGTCAACAACCAGCTGCCGCTGAACCTCTTGTTGTCGATGGTCGCGTACTCCTCAACATCACCACCGCCATGCCAGCGGAAGACAAAGCCACCCAAGACGTTGTTCGCGATATTCGCACCGAACTGACCACAATTGGTGGAAATGCACTGGTTGGTGGACCAGCCGCACAGAGTCTTGACACTCAAGAAACTGCACAAGCTGACTTTGCCAAGATTGTGCCAACAGTCCTCATTGTTATCGCGTTGATGCTCATGGTTCTTTTGCGTTCGATCGTAGCCCCACTCATTGTTCTCGTCGCCAACGTGATCTCGTTTGGAGCTACCTTAGGAATCTGTGCAATCGCTTTCTACCGCATTCTGGATTTCCCCGGTGCAGACGCGTCCGTTCCGCTCTACGCCTTCGTCTTCCTTATTGCACTCGGAATCGACTACACGATCTTCCTTATGTCCCGTGCCCGCGAAGAATCTCTCGGCATCGGTAGCCATGCTGGAATGACGCGCGCAGTTGGTGTTACCGGTGGAGTCATTACCTCCGCAGGTATTGTGCTCGCTGCAACCTTCGCAGCTCTCGGAGTTGTACCATTACTGTTCATGTTGCAACTGGCAATCATCGTTGCTCTGGGCATCATGATCGACACCCTCATCGTACGATCCTTGCTCATCCCAGGGTTGGTCTACGAATTCGGTGACGTGATGTGGTGGCCATGGACATCGAAGAAACTCCCAAACGAAAACCACGCGGCTCTCAAGCAGAGCTAA
- the rsmI gene encoding 16S rRNA (cytidine(1402)-2'-O)-methyltransferase — protein MIILAGTPLGNDADASERLKASLESADLIAAEDTRRLLNLVGRLGISIHAPVVPYHDHNEAEKAPDLIAAAQAGKTIVMVSDAGMPSISDPGYRLAALAAREGVALTVVPGPSAVLTALAISGLASDRFSFEGFPARKSGERRQAFAKLSRDERTMIFFESPRRLHETLVDMSAVFGADRQAAVARELTKVYEEVRRGSLAELVEWSAGEVKGEISLVVAGYRDNPAGQSVVTPELIADVRELTELGARMKDAAGFVAKRAGVRKNVLYQAVLDS, from the coding sequence ATGATTATTCTTGCAGGAACACCGTTAGGGAACGACGCCGATGCGTCGGAGCGCTTGAAAGCTTCGTTGGAGAGTGCGGATTTGATTGCGGCCGAAGATACTCGCCGGTTATTGAATCTGGTGGGGAGGTTAGGAATCTCGATCCATGCGCCGGTTGTTCCCTACCATGATCATAATGAGGCGGAAAAAGCGCCGGATCTGATTGCGGCGGCCCAGGCAGGTAAAACGATCGTGATGGTTTCCGATGCTGGGATGCCGTCTATTTCGGATCCAGGGTATCGGTTAGCTGCGCTCGCGGCCCGTGAAGGGGTTGCGCTCACTGTTGTTCCTGGACCGTCCGCGGTGCTCACTGCGTTGGCAATTTCCGGTCTCGCCTCAGATCGGTTCTCGTTCGAAGGTTTCCCGGCGCGCAAGTCAGGGGAGCGCCGGCAGGCCTTTGCGAAATTGAGCCGTGATGAGCGGACTATGATTTTCTTTGAATCCCCGCGCCGCTTGCATGAAACGCTGGTGGATATGAGCGCTGTTTTTGGTGCCGATCGCCAAGCGGCGGTAGCTCGTGAGTTGACGAAGGTCTACGAAGAGGTGCGTCGGGGGAGCTTGGCGGAACTGGTGGAGTGGTCTGCCGGTGAGGTCAAGGGCGAAATCTCTCTTGTGGTGGCCGGCTATCGTGATAACCCCGCTGGGCAGTCGGTGGTCACTCCGGAGTTGATCGCGGATGTTCGGGAATTGACGGAACTGGGTGCGCGTATGAAAGATGCGGCTGGTTTTGTTGCTAAACGTGCAGGTGTGCGTAAAAACGTCCTTTATCAAGCTGTGCTGGATAGTTAA
- a CDS encoding ABC transporter ATP-binding protein has product MNTELLKIFDVTKTFATPDGPITAVDHLSLNITSGEIVCLLGPNGAGKTTLLDMVLGLTAPTSGIITVGEEAPKHAIRAGKISALLQTGGLIKDMSVRETLNYIAATYQSSHPVTGERIADVVNQTQLAALLGRKIGKLSGGEQQRVKFALALLPDPSLIILDEPTTGMDVTARRAFWQTMHEHARTGRTVIFATHYLEEAENFADRVVLMNRGRIIADGTTQDVRAITGIRHLRARVDRVESYELTEFTTQFGATITDHQLSCATAQSDELARALLNAGAYDLEIISPSLDDAFASLVTADTAVADTAATEPKEA; this is encoded by the coding sequence ATGAACACAGAGCTATTGAAAATCTTTGACGTAACGAAAACCTTCGCTACACCCGACGGTCCCATCACCGCCGTCGATCACCTCTCACTGAACATCACCTCGGGAGAAATCGTCTGTCTGCTCGGACCGAACGGCGCAGGAAAAACCACCCTCCTCGATATGGTCCTCGGACTGACCGCACCCACCAGCGGAATCATCACCGTTGGCGAGGAAGCACCCAAACACGCAATCCGTGCCGGAAAAATCTCCGCACTGCTCCAAACCGGCGGGCTCATCAAAGATATGAGCGTGCGCGAAACCCTAAACTACATCGCCGCCACATATCAGTCCTCCCACCCCGTCACCGGCGAGCGTATCGCCGACGTCGTCAACCAAACCCAGCTCGCCGCACTCCTTGGCCGCAAGATCGGCAAACTCTCCGGCGGAGAACAACAACGCGTCAAGTTCGCACTCGCACTGCTGCCAGACCCCAGCCTCATTATCCTCGACGAGCCGACCACCGGCATGGATGTCACGGCTCGGCGCGCATTCTGGCAGACCATGCACGAACATGCCCGCACCGGCCGCACAGTCATCTTCGCCACCCATTACTTAGAAGAAGCAGAAAACTTTGCCGACCGCGTCGTCCTGATGAACCGCGGACGTATCATCGCCGATGGCACCACCCAAGACGTGCGAGCTATCACCGGTATCCGCCACCTGCGCGCCCGCGTCGACCGCGTAGAATCCTACGAGCTCACCGAATTCACGACGCAGTTCGGCGCCACAATCACCGATCACCAACTCTCGTGTGCCACCGCGCAATCCGACGAACTCGCCCGCGCCCTGCTGAACGCCGGCGCCTACGACCTCGAAATTATTTCCCCGTCACTCGATGACGCTTTCGCCTCCCTCGTCACCGCCGACACCGCTGTCGCTGACACTGCCGCCACTGAACCGAAAGAAGCCTAG
- the glp gene encoding gephyrin-like molybdotransferase Glp yields the protein MKSVADHLADCLAIASPLPAFTVTLHDSVGTILADNIRSLVDLPAADLAGRDGYAVRAADVFGATEAIPVKLPVISEIRADSTGAQSIVDGACMRISSGAPMPTGADAVVPIEVTDQGRAEVTITAGVEPGANVRGRAEDLQAGTIILEPGVRIGSRQVAMLASAGHSRVMVHPRPRVVIMSVGDELQEPGTKAHRGRVFDANSHALASAVSDAGGDVFRVGAVPDDARELRDMIEDQLVRADIIITTGGLSYGGGDTVKDVMHQLGDVRFDNLAMSPGRQLGVGRIGATVVYCLPGNPVSALTNFEVFIRPSLRKMAGHSHIHRQSIKARVIRGWESPAGQREFVRARVLGNPRDGYQLEPTGDPRRPLVTALSAANCLAIVPEDRTQVAVGDELVCEVLDR from the coding sequence ATGAAGTCAGTTGCCGATCACCTTGCCGATTGTTTAGCAATCGCTTCACCCCTACCTGCGTTTACTGTAACTTTGCACGACTCAGTTGGCACAATTCTGGCAGATAACATTCGCTCTTTAGTGGATTTACCGGCAGCTGATTTGGCTGGACGTGATGGATATGCAGTTCGTGCGGCAGATGTTTTTGGTGCAACTGAGGCTATACCCGTAAAGCTCCCCGTTATCAGCGAGATACGTGCAGATTCTACCGGTGCGCAAAGCATTGTTGACGGTGCCTGTATGCGCATCTCGTCTGGTGCCCCTATGCCAACCGGAGCAGATGCGGTTGTTCCGATTGAAGTTACCGATCAAGGACGTGCAGAAGTTACTATAACGGCCGGTGTAGAGCCCGGTGCAAACGTGCGTGGGCGGGCTGAGGATCTACAAGCGGGAACAATTATTTTAGAACCTGGCGTTCGTATTGGTTCACGTCAGGTAGCTATGTTGGCTTCCGCTGGGCACTCGCGAGTGATGGTTCATCCTCGACCACGAGTAGTTATCATGTCTGTTGGTGATGAATTGCAAGAGCCTGGTACCAAAGCACATCGAGGTCGGGTTTTTGATGCGAATTCACATGCATTGGCCTCTGCAGTTAGTGACGCAGGTGGTGATGTTTTCAGAGTTGGTGCAGTTCCAGACGATGCTCGTGAATTGCGGGACATGATTGAGGATCAACTAGTTCGTGCCGATATCATTATTACGACTGGTGGGTTGTCTTACGGTGGCGGAGACACCGTTAAAGATGTCATGCATCAACTAGGTGACGTTCGGTTCGACAACCTTGCAATGTCTCCAGGGCGGCAGCTTGGCGTCGGACGGATAGGCGCAACCGTTGTTTATTGCTTGCCTGGCAATCCAGTTTCTGCGTTGACAAATTTTGAAGTTTTTATTCGACCATCGTTACGTAAGATGGCCGGTCATTCCCACATTCATCGCCAATCGATCAAGGCACGAGTGATTCGGGGTTGGGAATCACCTGCGGGACAGCGTGAGTTTGTACGGGCGCGCGTTTTGGGTAATCCGCGCGATGGATACCAACTCGAGCCAACCGGTGATCCGCGTCGTCCTCTGGTGACTGCGTTATCGGCAGCTAACTGTTTGGCGATCGTGCCAGAAGACCGCACGCAGGTAGCTGTAGGCGATGAACTGGTCTGTGAAGTGTTAGATCGCTAA